AGATCACAAATTTACTCATTCCTCATTGGCCctaaataattgattaaatcTCAACAGTTAGTCAGGCCACACTGTTGCAACTGAACTAGAGAGCTTCCACTCAGTAAATTTTAACTTAGCAGTTGAATTCAGCCAATCATAATCCAGTATCATGAAACACAGTGTAAGTAATGTGTAGCTAAAGATTTAGAAGAGTATTAGTGTTATCATGAGGCAGAGTGTATGTAGAGATTGAATCATGAAAACTAAacaatatgggatctttaataTCAAGTATTGGACATAGGTCCTACTGACTACATGtgtatgcatttattttgtatttgatgcCATTTTTAGTTCAggtatttattttgttgaagtTGTTTACTATGACTGTAAGCAGCATTTCACACCAGAGGGAAACACAGTAGAGGAATGCTGCTATCTCAGTTTCCTGTCCACATCTTTGATCAGATGTCCTCTGTAGATAACACCTTGAAGAATTTCTtactgacatgttgtttttcatacATGTGGCTacttcacacacagcagctttaacTGTGTCAGATGTGTCCTGATCACATAACAAATTCAGTTTCAGAGTGGATTTTGATAAAGTTTTTAATACTGACATTATTTAGAAAGGACACTAGACAGTCTTAACATTTTAAAGCAACAACGAACCAACCGCAGCAGTCTAGTCTGTGTATGAATGCTGTGGCAGGGGCTGAATTTATGAACAGAATCTTTTACCCTGTTAAATTTATAAAGACATTCTTTCTATGAACCAACTTTACATGTATACCAAGTGCTTTATTCCACAAGCTGCAACTCAGCAGTCCTCGGTTTGTCTGTTTTAGCTGTCTTCACTCAGTGAAAGTTATCTTTTCAGTTAATCACACAGAAATCTGTTCCACCCTGTTCTGGTTGGCATCAACCTTATTTCATTGCCAAAAGAATGATGCTGTCGGCCTCGTGTGTTTACGTCTAACTGTAGTTAGGGAGTGTGGATGTTTGATTCACATGGCTTCACAAAAACTTCACGAAACCCTgcatatatacagtttatacacacacacacacacacacacacacgtgcacccACAGACAACACAAAGGTTGTTTTGGATTTGTTCGATTcttgttgcattttgtttctttgactCGTAGTCTCACACTGTAGCACCAGCGCTGTAATATATTTTTGATGTGTGGATTAtcagtttgattttgtttttctttcactggcTTTAACAATGACCCAGagatttaaaatatgtttgtggtttgttacttgttgtattttgattttttttgtgtgtgtatgtgttttgtgagggTTCTCTTGTCTTAAACAGCTTGGTGTTACAGCACTCAGTATATATTCATTCAAAAGTACTTTTTCACGCATAAATTCACAAGATATTCATATTAAGTTTGGACTCATTTGTACAGAGGGATTCGTTATAACAAGCTTAAAGTGGCAATCTCAAACAGTTTCATTTAAGTAAGTGTCTTTTCAGTCGCTATCTGTTGCTGAGTGGAGTAACAATGGAGATTGAGCCTATGACCCACTGATGAGATTATATAGAAGTctgcattttacagtttaatgaaCTCGGTGTCTGGTATGACAACATTGGAACATGAGTCACTTATACAAATGAGTGGTTCAAACCTGATAATGAAACTGTGATCTTTGAGATTGCAACTTTAAGACTCAGTGATGCAAACATCAGAAATAAACGTTTAGCAGTTCATCGTTGACCAGTCCTGGGAGTGGGGTTGGTTACATGGCCAGTATCACCCTTTGATGAACTCTGGTCCAACACTACAACATTGTGATATTTcacttttgtaaataaaatattacccTCATCTATATGTTGCGTTATTATTTATTGGCTTTAGTGTAAATACGTTTATGTTGCAACACAAAGTCAGGGATTTTAAGATTGACCTCTTCGGCTTTTGGGAACAACCATTACAACTCGATTCAGTCAGGCCTTTCTGGGGAGCACTGAGAGAAAGATGTGACCATGTCCATCTACAAACTCATTGTCATCATTTCCCACATGAAGCTGATGGACCTGAAAGGCTAGGTAAAGCACTGCATGCCACAGGGTGTGTGCTTCTATATGCAGCTGCCTTTCCAGTTACAGCTGATCGTAGCTTAACTGATCTGAACTGGTGTTACGTAAAAGTTGCAAGAAAGAAGTCAACAGATTATACTTttattattgttctttttatatTATAGGTATACACTAatgctgactttttttgcaGGTCAGATTGAAGTAATTTGGACCAGATTCATGCAAAATAAACTCACTAACGTAATGGAAGGTGTATATTACTTTATTTCTGTGTTATGCATTAAGTTTCCATAGTTTTCCAGATTTCAGGCATGGATTGAGCTGCACTTATATTGAGGTAGAAGAAGAATTACATCTAAAACAGAGGCGGTATCAAGGCTGCCCTCTAAAGCTGGAATGGGCTGGCCATTTTGTTCAGACGGAAAGTCTTCAAGGGCCGACAAATCAAGTGACTGATTCTAACCtttattgcatttcatttttgtgtttggtttcaAAGAGATGAATCcagatttataaaaaataatcgCTGACAGCAGTGTGTATTTGCCtcctgaaaatatatatttcacacAGATTTTATAATGCAGGATCACTTTTAAATTTGTGCTATCATAGCTCCAACATGGACTTGAGTAACAGTTACTTAATGACAGAATACATTGTTGGTACACACCAGCATATTTTGTTGTCTTCGACGTGAGTGTCTCTGCAGCATTCCTCGGTTTCTCCTTTGACAGACTCATCTGGCCTGATGTCAGCTGCCTGAACCAGATGGAGTCTGAACTCACGGAGCTTAAATGGTGaatgagctgctctgctgctatTGATTTTATGTTGGAGTGGGTTGTGGGGGTCATTGTCTTCAATTAAGCCATACCACACTGGTAAATCACGCAAGATTCGACCTTTGACCATTGCAGTTCTCTTCagcttttgttcatttttgcttgctgtttcattttaacTGTCACTTGGCAGCAAATACAGGGACAGAATTTGAGCAAATGCAGCCAAATAatgtttcagtttgtatttaaaaGTAAGAAATTAACCACCAATTTTGATAAATAATCCACaatcaggtgttttttttttactttgtccaccttaacattttcacagtttcaaaggtaaaataatgaaaacatttaactttattttaaccAGCTTCAAGTCAACATTGAGTTTCAGCATGCAGCAGAATACTATATTATACTAGATGATAACAAGGAGCCGAGGCTGTTCCctgtaaatgtttcattatCTAATTATCTACTCTGCACtgatttaatgtaaataaaagtgtaTCCCTGCCTTTAATCAGCACATTATGCATTATAGCAGAAGTCTCATGTAGAGTCTGCACCAAGAAAgtgaaattatataatttaaaagcAAATTCCCCAGAAATAGTCCTAAAATTACTCTACATACAgatttatcattgttttttatgtttaaaagaaTTTTCTGAATTTCTGATCGTAGAGGTAATGATATTTGCCACATTTAATAGCAGCGAGTACATTAGGTTTAATGGTGATTTAAGGAAGATTCATTAagttattttacttttcagtttcattttgaaattcaaataatCACAAACGACTTCAGCTGTTCAAAAAGGGTGTCAGGTTACTctcttgttatttatttatcagtatTACCAATAGCATCATGCAATTTTTTCATgtacttttcctgtgtttttacaaaatgaagTGTATGACacaactcccccccccccacatatCAGTGTAACATCACACAGGCCAAAGATCATTTCTTACAGTAACTTACAAAAgtaaacaacttttttttttagcttcattttttcAGCCTCTTTGTCGCTGAACCTTCTTGCTGCTCTTTCGTCGGACGAGCACAGATGACCTTTGCTGAACATGCGTAACTGCTTGATTAAACGTTGTATtcaaaactaaatattttcatttaatcatGCAGGTCTGCTgagaagcgtgtgtgtgtgtgtgtgtgtgcgtgtgtgcgcacgcgtgcgtgtgtgtctgtgtgcgcgcgcgcCTGTGTCCGCGTGGCCGGGTAATTCGCACGTGGTGTTTTCAGACTTGGTGCGGCCCGAGGCGCAGGACAGAGAAAGCCCTGCGGTGTTTGCGCAGCAGCAATCGGATCTTGTCGTCGTCAGAGTCCGGGTCCAGAGGCTTGTTGTACTCCTCGTCCTCCACCTCGTTCTCCGAGGCCTCGCCGCCCTGCCCCGCGTGGCTGGCCTGCGTGGAGCTCGGCTCTGAGGCGCTTTTCTTCCTCCACTTGGTGCGTCGGTTCTGAAAccacacctgaacacaacaagGTTTTGTTCTTACTGTCTGTGACTCATAGCAGACAGACAAGTAATTAACATCATCCATGACCCCATTTCTGAATGACGGTGAGTGTCCTGCTGCTGACTTCCTTATGTGGAAATTACACTGATCCAGAAGTTTGAGCTTTTTCTATTGTAGATAATTAAGTAAATAAACGTAATTATTGTAGCACCTTTCAGACCAAGACTAACAAGGTATTCAGGTGCACATAAAACCAAAAGGTACAGCAAAAACATAGAGAAATGAAACTAAAGAAGAAGCCATGTGTTAAAAAGTCATCACACAAGGaagaatcattttaaaagccaGTATATGAATGTGCTTTAAACTTTACCTTAACTTGTGATTCAGTCATTCCCAGAGAATAAGCCAGTCTCGCTCTCTCAGGCCCGGCCAAGTATTTGGTCTGCTCGAATGTTTTCTCCAGAGCAAATATCTGATGTCCACTAAATGTTGGTCTGGTGTGTTTCTTCCTGCCGGACATCTCCCCAAGAGGACCGCTACCTGAACAATATCAAAGCAGAAAACATTACAGACATAGACatttgtttaaacaaaaaaaggtgtCACAGTTTTTAATTTAGACATTCTGTGTCATGTTTATTCTCTAGTCAGAAACTGTATTTGCTGCTCATACCCTGAGTGTTGGACTCAATCAATtgaatattattgttttttaggGTTATATATCATGTAGtgtaatatttacattaataaacacagttttatGCAGCATGATAAACATAGCAACTACATATTAcctaaaaaataacatttgatagATGTTTGACTGCATGTTTGAAATGACCAATCAAACCTTagatattacattttcaataaaacactgatCTAACATCTTATACAATGTAAGGattgtcagtgtttcagaaCAATGGAAAACACAGGTCAAATCAAGAGGTGAGTCCTCACAGACAGACGGAGGGGAGTTGTAATGTAATGATGGGCTGGATGCTGAGCCCAGGCGGCAGTGTTCAGACTCACTGTTGGTGCACTgctgcctccctcctctccagtcaCAGCCGCTCTCAGCCCAGCAGCTCACACTGCGAGCCTTAGTGGGGCACTCGCCACCCGGCTTGGAGAAGCCACTCAGCGAGGAGTTGTAGTCTCGGTTATAGTACATGGACGTGCTGGTGACGGAGGGGCCGAACCCCCCCATG
This genomic window from Seriola aureovittata isolate HTS-2021-v1 ecotype China chromosome 5, ASM2101889v1, whole genome shotgun sequence contains:
- the nkx6.3 gene encoding homeobox protein Nkx-6.3; translated protein: MDPNIQGSFLFNNSLNQFSSDLKAPVCQYSVPNSFYKLNPGLNSHLQAGTPHGISDILSRSMVGVGSTGTTTLLSGYSTMGGFGPSVTSTSMYYNRDYNSSLSGFSKPGGECPTKARSVSCWAESGCDWRGGRQQCTNSSGPLGEMSGRKKHTRPTFSGHQIFALEKTFEQTKYLAGPERARLAYSLGMTESQVKVWFQNRRTKWRKKSASEPSSTQASHAGQGGEASENEVEDEEYNKPLDPDSDDDKIRLLLRKHRRAFSVLRLGPHQV